The DNA segment ATAGAAGTTATTAAGAAAATATGGTAATATTAAGTTGGAAAGAAATTTAAACAATAGGTGATTAGAATGATAAAGAAGAACCAAAGACATTTAAATAGAATATTAGTTATTTTGGATGGTCTCGTTATATGCATCTCTTTAATATTAGCTTGGTATTTACGTTTTTATTCTGGCATGTTTGAAGTTGATGCTAACTTCCTGTCCTTTGAATATTACATAAAACCATTGATTTATATCGTACCATCATATTGGTTGCTGTATTACATCTTTAAAATGTACAAACCAAAAAGAACTTCAAGTATTCTTTTTGAGATTTTTGATATTATAAAAGTTAATATAGTAATTGTTGCTTTGTTTATTACATTCTTATATGTAACAAAAAGTATCCACTATTCACGTTTAGTCATTTTCTTATTTGGATGCATCAATATTACTTTAAGTACCATAGAGCGATATATACTACGACAAATTTTACACGTTATGCGATCAAAGGGATTTAATCAAAAGCATCTCCTTATCGTAGGCTATAGCTCAGCTGCAGAAGAATATATTCGACATATAAGAAATAATCCTCAATGGGGTTATCAAATTTATGGCATTTTAGATAATCATAAGAAAATGAACTATACATACGCTGGGATAAAGGTAATAGGTCGATTAGATGAACTAGATTCACTTATTGATTCCATTAATTTAGATGAAATTGTAGTTACACTTAACCTAAAAGACTATCATCAATTAGAAAGTATTATAGAACGATGTGAGAAATCAGGTATCTTTACTAGGCTTGTACCTGACTATTTTAAATTTATATCCAAGAATCCTTATATCGAAAATTTAGATGGTCTTCCTGTTATAAGTATAAGAGACGTACCACTTAATGATTATATCAAGCGATTTGTTAAACGTTGCATTGATATAGTAGGAGCTATCGTTGCCTTAATTTTATTCAGTCCAATAATGATTACAACAGCCCTTATTACAAAAGTTACTTCACCTGGTCCTATCCTCTTCAAACAGGAACGAGTTGGATTAGATCGAAAATCCTTTATGATGTATAAATTTAGATCCATGGTTGTTCAGAATTCTAAGTCATCGAATACAGTATGGACTACCAGTAATGATCCTCGAATAACACCCATTGGAAGATTCATACGACGAACAAGTATCGATGAATTACCTCAACTATTCAATGTTATCAAAGGTGATATGAGTTTAATTGGTCCAAGACCTGAACGTCCTTATTATGTAGATAAATTCAAAGAGGAAATTCCTAAATACATGATTAAGCATCAAGTAAGACCTGGTATGACCGGTTGGGCTCAAGTTCATGGCTGGCGTGGTGATACATCCATAAAGAAAAGAATTGAATATGATATCTATTACATTGAACATTGGACCTTGAAAATGGATATTAAAATTGCATTTTTAACAGTATTTAAAGGCTTTGTACATAGAAATGCATATTAGAAAGGAGTCCCCATAGGACTTCTTTTTAATAAACAATAAGTTAATAATTATCTATTTAGCATCAAGAAACTCTAAAAAAGATTTTACATTAGCCTCTTGGCTATATTTATATAGTAACATTTGTATTTTATTCTTATCTACCTGCCTATAATCTTTCATTCTATGATATAAAGAATCTTCTATTTCATCATTCTCTCCGTATATTGTAAAATAATTAGCACAGTCTCCATAAACTTCTTCAAAAACATCTATGTTACTTACAATAATAGGTTTATAGAATGAAAGCGCTTCTATAGGCGGAATTCCAAACCCTTCACAAAAAGAGGGGTATATGAATGCTGAGCAATTTCTTAATAATTCGTTTTTTTCATCTTCTTCTACATAACCTATATATCTAAATTTACCATTTGACAGCTTTTTAGTATCATTTATTTTCTTTAACAGTTTATCATCATATAAATTACCACATATCACTAGGTCTTTTTGACCATTATTTTTTAAATATTTGATATATGCTTCAAGTAATAACCGAACACCTTTACGTTCTTCAATATTTCCAATAAATAAAAAGTAATCTTTATCATTATTAATTGGATTGAAGTTATAATTTATTATTGGATATACTTTTGTAGAGCTTATATATTTTAATTTATTAAAATACTTCTCAGCTTTAGATTTACAATCATTTGATATATATATTACCTTATCAGTTATCATTAATGTTTTAGAAAGAAAAAACTTAAAATAGATTCTATATATAAATGAGTGATACTTATGAGTTATGGGTATAATATCATGAATATTAATAATGCATTTTAAATTAGGTAATTCTTTTTTTAGATTTCTTGTAATTATAAAATTTGGTTCATAAAAATATTCAGGCTTTATTTTAGAAAG comes from the Vallitalea okinawensis genome and includes:
- a CDS encoding glycosyltransferase, producing the protein MKMVIDLRKLTGKPSGIGIYIYYLLDGILKKSNIHIIGITDIVKGELIEKLAGKIEIIEYGKSVNKNREVFLYFKFIEDILSKIKPEYFYEPNFIITRNLKKELPNLKCIINIHDIIPITHKYHSFIYRIYFKFFLSKTLMITDKVIYISNDCKSKAEKYFNKLKYISSTKVYPIINYNFNPINNDKDYFLFIGNIEERKGVRLLLEAYIKYLKNNGQKDLVICGNLYDDKLLKKINDTKKLSNGKFRYIGYVEEDEKNELLRNCSAFIYPSFCEGFGIPPIEALSFYKPIIVSNIDVFEEVYGDCANYFTIYGENDEIEDSLYHRMKDYRQVDKNKIQMLLYKYSQEANVKSFLEFLDAK
- a CDS encoding undecaprenyl-phosphate glucose phosphotransferase, with the protein product MIKKNQRHLNRILVILDGLVICISLILAWYLRFYSGMFEVDANFLSFEYYIKPLIYIVPSYWLLYYIFKMYKPKRTSSILFEIFDIIKVNIVIVALFITFLYVTKSIHYSRLVIFLFGCINITLSTIERYILRQILHVMRSKGFNQKHLLIVGYSSAAEEYIRHIRNNPQWGYQIYGILDNHKKMNYTYAGIKVIGRLDELDSLIDSINLDEIVVTLNLKDYHQLESIIERCEKSGIFTRLVPDYFKFISKNPYIENLDGLPVISIRDVPLNDYIKRFVKRCIDIVGAIVALILFSPIMITTALITKVTSPGPILFKQERVGLDRKSFMMYKFRSMVVQNSKSSNTVWTTSNDPRITPIGRFIRRTSIDELPQLFNVIKGDMSLIGPRPERPYYVDKFKEEIPKYMIKHQVRPGMTGWAQVHGWRGDTSIKKRIEYDIYYIEHWTLKMDIKIAFLTVFKGFVHRNAY